From the genome of Carassius auratus strain Wakin chromosome 29, ASM336829v1, whole genome shotgun sequence:
tatacagtatagaACATATTTGTCCTATAATAAAAGTGTGATTTTTAACACAAGATAAATGTCTTATAGTATATTCATTTGGGGTTAAATGGAGTTTAAAACTGTTACCTCAAGTAGAGACTTAAACTGAGAGAATTTTCCATTTCCTGAGAGAATCTGCAACAGGTTGTCCTGTTAAAAGACAGATAGACATTGTTGGCCTTCTtaaccataaaaataataataatgataaaaaaaaacattaagtaaatGTAAGTGTATGATGTTTAGGTTACAGAAATTCTTTATATTCACAAACCTCTTTCTTGCTTATTACAGTGGAAGGAACTACCTCCATCAGCTTGTCAACCAGATGGATGATTCCATTTGAGGCAAAGATATCGGTCTCCACAAGCGTTACTTTCTTACGACTGCCATGGAGACGGATTTTTAGCTGCTCTGCCTTGAAAATAGAAGTTTACCAATTACAGAAACAATCTAATGTATACTCTTTTATCTTCACACGCAGACACAGACatacagtgaaaaataaatagatcTGAGCGGGAAAGAGACAGGATGTGATGATTCCTCTCTTGTATCCTGCATTTGCACATCCCTGAAAACAATCTGGGCATACACACACAGCCTGCTTTCAATCACCTACATCAATCATTGATTCGGCAGCCAGGCCGGTCAGAGTGTAGTAGAGGATTCCCTTCTTCAGCGAGTCAGAGTTCACCTCTCCTGCAAGCATGTGCAGCTTAGCAAGATAGCGAGCTCTCATCTCGTTAGCCAGCAGGGTTTTCACCTGGAGCAAAAGCATGCTTTagtttttgtttgaatgtgttCACCTGATTTTGCAACATGCAACTAAGCTGTTTTCTGTGACTGTGCGAGACTTCAGTTTGTTAgcgtataataataacaaaaattatagATTAGACCACTACATTAAACATTTCTATGCTGATTTGGAATGGTTTATTGCTGGTCTACTGTAGCTGCTGcatccataaaataaataaataaataaataaataaaaaatgtacaatgctaaaaatatgtatacatttgttttaattaaatgcatatattttgatctttatatttatcaaagaatccttaaaaatatattgcagtttgcacaaaaatattaaacatctcAACTGTTTTAAAACAGAACCAACAAtgtattctgaaggatcatgtgacactgaaggctaaagtaatgatgctgaaaattcagctttgcattataGGAATAgcacttaatatatttaaatagaaaacagtttctCAATACACTGTATTtcacaataattataattacaacaatataataaaatgataagaaataccagtttgcaatatcaagcagaaGTTGTAGCTATAAATAACTGGACGCCTCACACATTCAAGTTAGAAATGGCTGCATCCGTTCCTACATTAAAAAAGGTGGATATGATCTATGTATCATACTGTATGTTGGTGTGTCTGTGTTTTCTAACTCACAGATGTGCCCTTAAAAGCCTTGTTCACTGGTACAAACACTGTAAACGGTCCAAGGGAGGTCAAAGGCCATGACATGAGATGATCTGAAACAGCAGAaataaaattagcacaacactGTATGTGACTACTGTctctattttatgtattattaggAACTCTGACATGTTAAAGTCaacaacttaataaaaaaattttaagactttttaaaaatcatCTACCTTAGAAAATGATGAaaatccaataataataataatgattaaaaatgacTGGGATTGGTTTGCCAAAAAAGTCACTCACTGAACAGTGTAATGGCACTGGAGAGCTGACCCGTCCACTCTCCTCCTGGCTTTGAATTTAAGTCCTGCAGCTGCTGAATTATGTTCCCAAAGCATATTTTTCCATTTCCAATGTAACCTTCACGGCACTTACAGCTGAAATGTTTGAAATTGAAAGTATCTTTTGAatatgtgggggaaaaaaaaacaacaaaacaattgagAATTTGCCACTTACTCGGCTGTTCCTGGTTCCACTGTGGCACAGGTGGCATATTTATGGCAGGAGTCTGGTTTGCACACATCTTTTACACTGCACTTTCCTTCAACAAGCTTCTCAAATCCCTCCAAACACTCACAGTGAGACTGTGTAAAATTGAGAAGATGTCAAACCGTGATCAAAGCAATCGGTGCATTCATGCTGCTCAGAAAGGTgcaaagtgttttaaagtgtttacaAACACACCTTTCCAGGACCATCATACACACAGCGTGTAGAGCCAGAATTGCAGTTGCCCAGGTTGGTCTGGCAAGGGTCGATGGGCATGCAGACACGGCCATCTCCACTGTAGCCTTCTGTACATGTGCAGACATGCTGGTTCGGTCCTGTATGTGCACACACTGCGTTTGCGTGGCACACGCCTCTCAGGCAGGGGTTAATTGCTGCATAAACAGTGTAAACAGATCAAGAGCCTCCAGAAATGTCCAGATTTGACTAGTACAGTATACATTCCTATGCTGGTCTGAGATGGGTCAAAGTGTTAATTGCCGGTATGGTGGTAGTCTAACTGGTGCATCAGAATAACCATGCTAATGTTACCCAAACTTATTAAAGATTTAACAAACCTTCCTACCATTAGCAGTGTAAGTGCAGTACTCACATGTACACTGGGTTCCATCACCTTGATAACCAGGTTTGCACATGCACAGAAGCTGCCCCGTAGACATGTCCTCAAAACAACGAGAATTCGGCCCACACCGCAAAGCAGCACATGCTGGGAgctctgaagagaaaaaaaacacactcactctcatgctgcttcaatgtcacatgtatcacacacacagaaacactccaGGGTCTTACCTCGATCGCAGTCTATGCCAGTATACCCAGACAGACATGTGCACTGTCCCGTGCCCTTCACACCGCTGTCACATATGCCGTTCTTGCAACTACACACTGAAGAGCACATGCAGCAGTTAGAGCACAGTACCGACACCAACAAAAcacaaatcaatcaataaagCTGTGCAGAAAACAAAAAGTCACTCTAACCGTTACTGCACGTGGGTCCATATAAGTTTGCTTTACAATCCTCACAAGCTGTTCCCTTAAAACCTGGCTGcaaaaaaagtccaaaaagtCTCATTGTATGCTCAGTAATGGTATGTTTGATTCAGACAGAAGAAGAGAAGTAAAGGAAACTTACTGCACATGAGCAAGTCCCATTGCCTGTTATACCATCCGAGCAGACTCCATTATTGCCACAGGGCTTCGCTGCTGATCCTGGACATTCTATTGACAAAATTAAAGGAATAAACCTTGTCAAATAGTTTGTTTCAATCAGATTTGGAGACATCAGTCACACATTTGACTAGGGAATGGTTCTAGCAACACAAGGTCATAGGTTTGAATCCCAGGTAATGCATGAATTTAACCCTCATTTTGGAGAGGGTTTTCTTCTTCCACACTTAAACTTATAGACTTTGCTCACCACTCTTCCAAAAAAGTCAAAAATGGCCAGCTTacaaaaaaattgcttttaaatccCTAAGTATTGCATATTGAAAGATTTAAAAGCAACTACATACCAAGCCTATACAGCATATACTAGCACCTTCAAAATAACATGAGATTTAATTGATGTAAATGTGCAACGTACAAAATGtactttgttttacatttagCTAAGGCAAGGTCAGTAAGATTGGGTGAGAGAGACGTGAGGGCAGATACTTTTCTGTTTAGTTTGAGTAAGACGGATCTGAGGTCACGGTTTTCTAGGACTGATCTTTGGTCAGTGGGTTTGGGGATGTATGGTCTCTCCAACAGAGGATATGAGTTAGCAGAGTTTCTCTGTTCTTCAAACAGCCTCTCGTCTGTTGCACTGACCCGCACTCATCCTTTCCTTCCCACCATTGTTGCCCTGGACATTTAGTCCTGACAAAATCCCTTCATCGAGATCAGATCCTTCCCGGCAactcagaaatacacacacatcagCCACAGACGTGTGACGACAAATAAAAACTACACTTGCAGAATATGCAGACCATTAGTCAGGTGCAGGCTCACTTTCGGCACTTTCTTCACATTTTCTGCACTTACTAAGAAGGAAATTTTTGTGCAAATGGGTAGAATACTaatcttttaaagtttaaaacggTGTCtttaaatccaaaaaaataaataaaaatgctacatGTTGCTCTATACAAATCACAATTTTGGACAATCTAGTTCTGAATTTCCTCCCATAATGCTTCACTAAGCTTCCATAATGCTGACACGTCTCAGACACAaagttcaaatcatttaactctTGAGGAACAATGCAGGAAGTTCTGCTGATAAGAGACCAAAGAAACCAATACAATACACGGCAACGTATAAAGTGCTTGACTCAGCAAACTCATAGTGGGATCTGTTTGAGTGCTGACAAACGGAGGAAATACTGGAAATGAGACCTCCACAGCGTGTTGGTCAGCAAATTCCAGTGGCACAGAGGCAGAGACCTGCCATATCCCTCTCAGAGGGAAGGAAGTACACAAATCCCTTGTTCCACAGCAGTTTAAAACTTCCTCTCATAGTGTGTGACAAGACATACAATAATATGTCAGCTCTATATTGGACATACAGCTCCCACAGGAAAAACAACTGTGAAAAACAACACATTCGTGGTCTCATAATCACATAAAATCGTAAAAATGGAAACAGAAAGGATAATGTGTGCCTCCCAAATATTGACAGCTGTGGAAGGTCACTATCATGCATGCAGGATTTACATCCGTAGTCAAAAAAAGAATGTGAATGGAATTACTATCATGATTTGAAAGCTTATCGGAATCAAATTAGAATTCCAATAAGAATCACATAAGATCCTGCTGGATAAACTAGAATTCCTACATCCTAGTTTATTTCTTCTGGAAGTTCAGCTTATCCAgatcaaatttgtatttttagagGATATATACTTTTGTTGGTggttatattttgaaaaattatgaataatcgtcataaaaactgaaatgaattaTGACAGAAATTCTATGTCCATTCCTTTAGGATCTTTTAGGATGATAGTAATAGCTGTGTTTTTAAACTTCTTTTCCCAGGAGGAACCATGCTTCCCCTTGTTTGTGTTTCAGTCTTGTTAGTGGTCGCATCAGGATAGTTCCTGTCCGACTCTTCCGTTCAAAATATTCCCTCAGTGCATCTTCCCTCACAGAATGGCGGAAATACCAAATTCCATTTAGAATGTGAACAAATCTGATAAGAACACAACAATCGCTGTTAGGCCACTTGCATCTGGTTTAAGAGATCACTGATGGCATAGGTCTTCTGTGGAACAGGATTTAAACAGAATTATACACAAACAACCACAGAATTCTTCTTCAATGACCAGAAAACTCACCAATGCAGTCATTGCCCCAGTAACCTGGACAGCACTTGGGCTCCACCATGTCTTTGAAACACTCGAAGGAACAGCCCGAGACAGACAAAGCTAATGTGATGTGATACCTAAACACACATTAAGAGATTATTGTATACCGATTGTCTCTGTATTTTGCTTATGCACAAAGAAAGTTCCTCATCTTGTCACAAAAGTTGTTAATGACCTGTTAACCTGTTTTGTAAGATATAATAGTATGGTATTTCATTCTGAATAATtcaaaaagcttttaaaacaaattgttattgtCCATGTGGTCCCTATAATAGCAAAaccttacaaacacacatttacctGCAGTCCTTTGCACTTTTCTCAGGCTGCCTCTTGATGTAGCCATCGGGACATTTTACTAAAGGTGTCAAAGAGCAGGAATGACACCTTGATTTAGTCACCACCTGGATGTTCTGATCACATCGGTTCTGGCCAAATAGAAACACACATTACATAGTAGTTCTCacaacaaaaagcaaacaaaagataatgcaatgcaatgttcCCCTTCGTAAAACCAATAAAGCATGCGGGACCTCAACAGCTGTGACTGATTTTCCAAGGAGATTTACCTGATTCGTTCATGACCTTCATAGCTGAACAATAATACTCTCAGGATTATTTTATGCGGCATTCCACTGTGCATGTCAGACGATACTAAAGAATTGTGTGCATAATGTCTCTTAAAGTGCTACATTTTCCACATTTTTCAACTGCAACCGCAGAAATGTAAACATTCTCGAGCAAAATACAGAGAAAGTATCCCTGGGAATGGATATGGACATTAATATCAAAGAgaactgcatgtttttgttttaggcTGACAAAGTATGTAAAGAGGAAACAAAAGTAGAGCAATTTTTTGATTTGAGACTGAGTTCAACTGATTACACTTGGAAAGCTTATGTGTCAGTGCAAGAAAACTAAATCAAACTGCTTTCTCTATTAATTCTACTCTACTAACATGttaaatcatgttttatcttGCAGTATAACTGTTAAAATCAATATAATGTCACTTATAAACACCCACATTACTTGTCATGTTGCCTGAGTGTTTCTGTGAGTCTCACCTGTGATGGTGCACCAGCTGTACAGAGTATCTCAGTCCCAAGCAGTAGGATCAGACCTCCACAGATTGAGTTTAAGATGAGCTTCATGGTAATTCTACTTTCAGTTTCTCTCTCGCACTCTTTCTGGCTCTCTGAGGTCCTTCACCAGACTGTGGCCACACAGGTTTGCCTTCTGGCTTTTCAACAGTTCCTCCCTCTCTTCTTCCTGTACCGCAACATCATGAGAGTCAGAGGTTGACACCTTCCCCTAAAATTTCAGGAAAATGCATGAATCCCTTTCAAATTACATATGCAGTTATCACTTTTTCATAAACATACCAGAGAAACCCATTAAATAGAGAAAATAATTATGCTTGGTGTTGTGTTGAGACCCaatagcactgtaaaataaataaaacttttttttttttagcacaagtAATATTTAAGTTTATCTTTAatggtttgtttttaaaatcatctttttcttgttttaagaatgttGCTCTAACACAATCCAgataaatttagtttaaaagccagaaaaaaaagaagaattaaaaaaaatgccaatGGAGAAATTTTAGTTAGAGATTTCATTCTGTTAGAGGTTTGATTTTGCAActcctttttttctcatttgaaaGATGCTGacatatttttactggaaaaccagaaaaaaatgtcGATTAATGACTTATGACAAATAATTTTTGCAGCGTGGCAATGATATcattatggaagcttgttttcactatggaataaaaaaaaaaaaaagataattgtgacttttttttcacccAATAATGAGTTTATGTAtcaaaatgttaacttttttttcatgattgtgaatttatatctcaccatttgaatttttattctcagaattgagagattacatctcataattctgagattGTATCTTGCAATTTTTTCtacaaaaagtcagaattgtgatacgTAAATTTCTAATTGTGAAGATAAAaaattagaattgtgagataaagtcacAATAACCTGTTATGTTTTTTCGTGCCATAAACAAGCTTAAATAGATATCTGTGCCATCAAGGAGAGATGTGAAGAAAAATCCTGATTTCTTTGCCATTGATGCAACACGTTTACGATTATGAAGACCAATCAACAAATATTTTGCTGAATAGTGCCGGTGCAATGCAGCTAGAAAGCTGGGAAGAAGCTGGTCAGTTTCCAGGAGTGATGAagctggtgtgtgtatgtgtactgaATAAACAGAGCTCAAGGCAGAAGAATCACAGGATGTCCTCACTCATAAATAAGCCAAGTGGTCAGGTGAAGAtaccctgtcacacacacacttcctgtatGTCTTGCTGCATCATGACTTTCCTTTCATAGTTCCAGAACTTTCATACTAAGGAATTCCTTGTAgaccacatgtgtgtgtgtgtgtgtgtgtgtgtgtgtgtgtgtgtgtgtgtgtgtgtgtgtgtgtgtaatatatatgtatttgcctATGAGGTGGTTAGTATGTTTTATAATCACGAGAGTGCATAAACACTGTTGTTTTTCCCCAACTGCTtaggaaaacaaatgaaaaactgcaTGACCACTGCTCAACTGGCGTTTTTACATGCCAAAACCTATTTGAAATGGTTCTCTGAAATCTGCTCTGAACGAAATCCCaaccagctgtaaaaaatcaAACACGTATTTATCCCATTTAAACTATAATTGACACGCCAACCACAAGAACACAATGTACTTTACAATATACTAACGTATGTGGGTCTACTCACCAGAAGATTCCTGTAATTGACATTTATGCATGGATTGGAGTTTTGAAAGAGATTTCTTAGGACGCTTTTCATGTACATATGCATATTTCACACTCGTCTGCTTTGCAATTCTTAAACTGACCTTGACCAAATTCCAGTTGACCAAACACAGGGATGTTctgatttccattttttttttgttgttgttgttgttgttatttccaCATTTGCTTTGTGTTGGTTGTGCAACAATTTATGCGttatatacacatactgtaaatgaTCGATGCACAATCAATCGCTGATGTGTTATGTGttaaaattaacacacacacacatacacacatatatatataaaaacaataacacataTTTGAACTTCAAGGCAAATTGTACACTAACCTAAAAAAGAAATGGAGCACAATATAGGAATACAGCTACTAAGCTGAATTTTACTTACTAAAAGTATACACTATCAATCAAGAGGCAAAAGGAATTGTGTGCAACAGGTTTAATTAAGAGGTCTTAATACATTAGGTTTTATAAGATTAAAATTATCCTACGTAAAACTCTTTTTGGGTTTAATTAAGCCTTCTTTTTTTATGCTAAAATAATGATTCAGTTTCAATGTCTTAAATCACTCTCCCTCATGTGGTCTTCTCTGGCAAGACTCTGTGACTCCACCAGAGGGAGGCAGATCCCCTCATGTCACTGACGGATGGATTCATTCTGTTCATATTCCCCCATATGTATAAGACAAGAAAAGTCAGTCCAGTTTATATAGGATCAGAACGAATCTCAACTGTAGGacgaattgtttaaaaaaatatttcatagcaATATGGTGAGAGATCGTAAGAAAGAACCAAAGAAAACATACAGAATGAATTAAGGCAGAACGAGCACTAAGACGTGTGTTGAATCTTAACATTGGCTCTTCAGCAGTTGTGGGAATCTTTGACATTTAAGCAACAGTTATTGGCAGGAAAACAGTGCTGCCAATCCAAACCATCTTACGCCTTAACCAACACAACCAGACAGAGCCACGAGCCCCTACAGACTTCTGGGAAGGCGTACAGAGCATGGCACCACTCATAGAGCATGCAGGGATgagccagtgaaaaaaaaaaaaaaaaaacccgtgATTCTTGGCTTCAAATCTAATACTGTGTTTGGATGGACATAACTGATCATTCATACCGAGACAAAAGATGAATGATGATCGGGATGGGCGATGACCCTAGTCTCCAAAGGCCAGCGTGGATCAAATGAACATCCAAAACACATTGTGCTTGTGTGCATGCTGTCACACCACCCACTGTGATGCATTAAAAGTCTCGACTCAATCACGCACACTcagaaaaactgattaaaaaaaaaaaaaaaaaaaactttttcctcACCAAACTACACTTCCAgaacattaaaaaagaataataaaatgttacagCTCATTAGCAATGATGGAACAAAACctgaaaaggtaatattgcagtACAGCAGATTTGACAAATCATCTAATTTCACGTGTGATTTAACCATTAAACACATACTAAAGAGAATTAGAGGGTTGAAAGAAGGCACTGAGGAAACCAAGAGGCTGGCAGCCACCTGAGCTGTTGGCTACATCTGAGAGAACAGATGTGTCCACGTGGACTCCTTTTGCCTGCATATCTGCCCTGGATGGGTTGGCACCAGGCTTCCAGGGCTGAAGGGCTGGAAGACCTGGAGGGTTACATGCAAGTCTCACTGCCCACACGGTGCAGAATTGACCAAAATGATCAAAATCACGTTTATTTCCAAGTACTGTATGTATACATGTACAAGGAATTTGTCTTGGTAAATTAGGGCTtgacaaagacaaaagaaaaacaaaaataaacaatagaacAGTGGGATAAGCAATTTTAAAAGAAGACAAGTAAAAGCTATACGATAAAAGATGAGAAGGTTCTATTATCAAATCTCTTCTAAGTTGAAATATTTGGTCAAAATGTCTCATTAACTAATAGCATGAATGTCTTCTGGAGGAACTTATGTTTCTGGAGGAACTAAAGAGTGAGAAAATGGCAATATTTCCAAAAGGGAATCATTTATTGAATAAAACTGGCTTGAGAGTCAGTCTGGAGAATAATccgaattattttattttttttcatggacAGAAAAAAAGCTTGATGCAACTTGCACTCAGCGGTAAATACAACCACATGAGAATGAACAAGCAGACATTCAGAGTGAAATCACGGAACGCAACGTGAGTGAGACTTTCCAACAACTTTAATAGAGTTGCCAGCATGTGTAAGAACTGACAGGAATTTCTCCTTCTGTCACTCTGATATGTTCACTTGAATTAGCATTTAAGGGCTGTTTAAGAGAATGCAGCCATGGTATTTGGCACAACTCTGTTGCTTCTAGCAAAGCACTACTCTTTCAGAGATTTGAGAGGAACGGAATGAGACAAACATCAGTCACAAGAAAGACAATAACCATGATTCTTCATTTGAAATATACACTCAGATTGTAAATCATTAAAGCTGCTACTGCAGAACACATCCATTATCTACACTTTTGGATAATACGTGATTATGTGTTTAGGAGGGAAGGAACAAATGAAGAAACTTCGCCAGTCACAAGCAGAAAGAATGTACAGGGTCtctaaaaaactttatttaagaTCAATTCAAATGAGGTGAAATCGCATAAGTCCTTtgttcataatttaaaatgtacatttaaatcatGAAATAGAAAGCTACAATTGCAGAATACATCCTTAGGGAATTCGTTCTGTCTTTTTTTAAGGGATTCTCTTTTGCAACCTATAAAACAttgtatcaaaaatatcttttaaaTTATCTATATAATTCCCACTATAATTCATCATTAACCGTATGACCCTTCAATTCAAACCCAAACAAAAGCatctatttacactttttttttttttttttttgctgttcccAGTATTTTACGTAGATCCCTTTATGCTCCAGTTATATTCCACAGTCATTATATACAAAATGGCTTGATTTCCACTTGAAGCTCATGGTAAGAGTTATGCATATGGACTTAAAAGGGATTATACAATTTAGGCCCACCTGGGTTGAAAGTGCAAGGAAGGTCCACTTCCACTCATAAGACGACTCCCCAAGTAGTTGCTCTACTTGCAAGTGTGCATGTCGTTCATCGTCTCACAGCGGCGACAGCGAACGTAACAGCACCAGACGAACTTACACTCACAGCGCTCTACATGTCGTACCACGTGTGTGTTGTAGCCCCGCCCACAGCACAACAGGTTACAGCCGTCCGGCCCGGCTGAAGTTCTGTTACACCTGCGGCCCCTGGTGCCCATCACGCCCAAGCGCCGGTCCTCCAAACAGTAACTGGGCGATTTGTTGAAGAAGATTAACTCTTCTTTGCCAATAGGCATGTGGCGATGGTCTTTGTCCTTACGACGCACCTTACGCTTAGATCGGTCCACCACCTGAACGCTGTTTTCGTAGCGCTCCTTCAGATAGGCGCCCACACGCGCGAATGCAGCCATTGTGCGCCAACAAGTTTTTACCGCACACGAACCCGACACACCGTGACAGCGGCAGTCTGTCAACATGGTTTTGGCCACTGCCTGTAGAGGAAGAGGATACGGAGATCATTATATTTCTGATCCATAACAGATAGAAGCTGGGAAAGCATCTTGTTATTCTAGAAAACGTATGCAGACATGTGAACTGTGATTTGAGCATTCCAACATTTTTGCAATTTGGACAGACTTCCTTGATTTCAGGCAAAAACGTCGTCGAGAGTTAACCTAGGTTCACTATAAACCACATTTCCAGGGACTATATAATTTTGGATAAAGCTTTTATATTCTCCCATCCCTTCATATTCTGCACCATGAAAGCAGAGTATTTTATTAGCTGACGACTTTCATGAAATAGgatcatttgtttgggtgaaggaTTATGGGGGCCCTTCGCTGACTTGAGGAAAATTTTGTCTCGCTTAAACGCTCCTCTGTGGTTTCCAACCACTTTAGGGTTA
Proteins encoded in this window:
- the LOC113048051 gene encoding protein Wnt-16-like isoform X2, whose product is MAAGLVHAVTRSCSAGNMTECSCDMSLLGSGSPTEGWHWGGCSDDIGFGTSFSRRFVENSVKNTSARVEDTLFTMNQHNSEAGRQAVAKTMLTDCRCHGVSGSCAVKTCWRTMAAFARVGAYLKERYENSVQVVDRSKRKVRRKDKDHRHMPIGKEELIFFNKSPSYCLEDRRLGVMGTRGRRCNRTSAGPDGCNLLCCGRGYNTHVVRHVERCECKFVWCCYVRCRRCETMNDMHTCK